In one window of Desulforhabdus amnigena DNA:
- a CDS encoding FecCD family ABC transporter permease, whose product MRNIPSFFYADPAQTLSRSSTLLWAGLITTLAVVFTLELSLGSVLIPFKSVISILLGHEDAPAGWRNIVLLFRLPRAVTAALAGAALGIAGLKMQTLFRNPLADPFVLGISSGASLGVALTIMTAGGMGWSILVEKTGISGNFSLIFSATLGAVTVLSIVLGIARQVESNVTLLIIGLMFGYISGSLVSILMQFSLEQQMQRYVVWTFGSFGGVTWKQITVFAPTVIMGLALARFLAKPLNAFLLGEGYARSMGVNIRATRFWIILGSSLLAGSVTAYCGPIGFLGIAVPHLCRLLLKTSDHHVLVPAVILLGATLALLADLIAQLPGTQVVLPLNAVTALIGAPVVIGVILRRRNAMEAGT is encoded by the coding sequence ATGCGGAACATTCCCTCTTTTTTTTATGCCGACCCAGCACAAACCCTCTCCCGGAGCAGTACACTTCTCTGGGCGGGACTCATCACCACGCTGGCGGTCGTCTTCACACTGGAGCTCTCTCTGGGCTCGGTATTGATTCCCTTCAAGAGCGTCATTTCCATTCTGCTCGGGCATGAGGACGCTCCTGCCGGATGGCGAAACATCGTCCTGCTCTTCCGCCTGCCGCGAGCGGTCACTGCCGCTCTTGCGGGAGCGGCGTTGGGCATCGCCGGATTGAAAATGCAGACCCTGTTCCGCAATCCACTGGCAGACCCTTTTGTCCTCGGCATAAGCTCCGGAGCGAGTCTCGGCGTGGCCTTGACCATCATGACCGCCGGGGGGATGGGCTGGAGCATCCTGGTGGAAAAAACCGGGATCTCGGGGAACTTCTCCCTGATCTTTTCGGCAACGCTTGGCGCCGTTACGGTTCTGAGCATCGTTCTGGGGATTGCACGCCAGGTGGAGAGTAACGTGACCCTGCTCATCATCGGACTCATGTTCGGCTACATCAGCGGCTCTCTGGTGAGCATCCTCATGCAGTTCTCCCTCGAACAACAGATGCAAAGATACGTGGTCTGGACATTCGGCTCCTTCGGTGGAGTGACATGGAAACAGATCACGGTCTTCGCTCCGACCGTGATCATGGGTCTCGCACTGGCCCGGTTCCTTGCAAAACCCCTGAACGCATTTCTCCTGGGGGAAGGCTACGCCCGCAGCATGGGGGTCAATATCCGCGCCACGCGCTTCTGGATCATTCTGGGCTCTTCGCTCCTGGCGGGGTCCGTCACGGCCTATTGCGGCCCCATCGGTTTTCTTGGAATAGCGGTCCCTCACCTGTGCCGTCTGCTGCTGAAGACATCGGACCACCATGTTCTCGTACCCGCCGTAATTCTTCTCGGGGCGACGCTGGCGCTGCTGGCCGACCTCATCGCTCAGCTGCCCGGCACTCAGGTCGTACTGCCCCTCAACGCGGTGACCGCTCTGATCGGTGCACCGGTCGTCATTGGCGTGATTCTTCGCCGTCGAAATGCCATGGAGGCTGGAACATGA
- a CDS encoding ABC transporter ATP-binding protein: MKRQTLLEARDLAVGYRKPRRPPRIVTEGINIALREGEFVCLLGPNGAGKSTLIRTLCGMHPPLSGTVCIAGEPLKELSPHMLAQRMSLVLTQRVAVGMMPVKTLVALGRHPYTDWAGRLGKKDEEAVWRAIADVGIEELAHRPVCELSDGERQKVMIARALAQEPQVMILDEATAFLDLPRRVELMHLLKGLVHDGQRAILLSTHDLDLALRCADRLWLLPAGGPLLEGVPEDLVLCDAFAKTFADAGVSFDKGSGAFTLSNAERGEIGLCGEGVHAMWTYRALERAGYRVLPQGKTERCVEVTCENGSISWHIRGSNKAYTSLEALLAGLEYRWTALHEECAKPLTEELSHAD, encoded by the coding sequence ATGAAGAGACAAACACTGCTGGAGGCACGGGATCTGGCTGTCGGATACAGGAAACCCAGGCGCCCCCCGCGCATCGTCACGGAGGGGATCAACATTGCGCTGCGCGAAGGGGAGTTCGTCTGTCTCCTCGGCCCCAACGGCGCCGGCAAGTCGACTTTGATCCGAACCCTCTGCGGGATGCACCCCCCCTTATCCGGCACGGTTTGCATTGCAGGAGAACCTTTGAAGGAGCTCTCCCCCCACATGCTGGCACAACGCATGAGCCTGGTCCTGACCCAAAGGGTCGCCGTCGGCATGATGCCGGTCAAGACGCTCGTGGCTTTGGGCCGCCATCCCTACACCGACTGGGCGGGACGGCTGGGCAAAAAGGACGAGGAAGCGGTGTGGCGGGCCATTGCCGACGTGGGCATCGAAGAACTGGCGCACCGCCCGGTCTGCGAACTCAGCGACGGTGAAAGGCAAAAGGTCATGATAGCCCGGGCGCTGGCCCAGGAGCCACAAGTCATGATCCTGGACGAAGCGACGGCGTTTCTCGATTTGCCTCGCCGTGTGGAACTCATGCATCTGTTGAAGGGATTGGTTCACGACGGACAGAGGGCCATCCTGCTGTCGACACATGATCTCGATCTGGCGCTCCGCTGTGCCGACCGGCTATGGCTCCTGCCTGCCGGCGGCCCGCTCCTCGAGGGCGTCCCGGAAGACCTGGTATTGTGCGACGCCTTTGCCAAAACCTTCGCCGACGCCGGGGTGTCGTTCGACAAAGGATCGGGGGCTTTCACCCTCAGCAATGCGGAACGGGGAGAAATCGGATTGTGTGGGGAAGGCGTGCATGCCATGTGGACCTACCGTGCACTCGAGCGTGCAGGATATCGCGTCCTCCCCCAGGGCAAAACGGAGCGGTGCGTCGAAGTGACGTGCGAAAACGGCTCGATATCCTGGCATATTCGCGGCTCGAACAAAGCGTACACATCCTTGGAAGCTTTGCTTGCGGGGCTGGAATACCGTTGGACTGCGCTTCATGAGGAATGTGCAAAACCGCTCACCGAGGAGTTGTCCCATGCAGACTAA
- the cobO gene encoding cob(I)yrinic acid a,c-diamide adenosyltransferase has product MQTKGLIMVNTGNGKGKTTAALGLAFRALGHGLPVCIIQFIKGKWKYGELNSAKRFEDLLEFHVVGQGFTWKSGDPEGDRRAAQEGWKLAKSIIEEGRHHLVVLDEFTYPLNYGMVDEEEAIAFLCRKPEALHVLITGRNAPASLLDIADMVTEMREVKHHLKAGIKAQKGIEF; this is encoded by the coding sequence ATGCAGACTAAAGGATTGATCATGGTAAATACCGGCAACGGCAAAGGCAAAACCACCGCAGCCCTCGGTCTTGCTTTCCGCGCTCTGGGACACGGACTGCCCGTGTGTATCATTCAGTTCATCAAAGGAAAGTGGAAATACGGCGAATTAAACTCCGCAAAGCGATTTGAAGACTTGCTGGAGTTTCACGTTGTGGGACAGGGCTTCACCTGGAAGTCCGGCGACCCGGAAGGCGATCGCCGGGCGGCGCAGGAGGGATGGAAACTGGCCAAAAGCATCATTGAAGAGGGACGGCATCACCTGGTCGTTTTGGACGAATTCACGTACCCCCTGAACTATGGGATGGTGGACGAAGAGGAGGCCATCGCATTTCTTTGTCGAAAGCCGGAAGCGCTGCACGTGCTCATAACAGGGCGCAATGCCCCAGCATCACTCCTGGACATTGCGGACATGGTCACTGAAATGCGTGAAGTGAAGCACCATTTGAAGGCCGGAATCAAAGCTCAGAAGGGCATCGAATTCTGA
- a CDS encoding TonB-dependent receptor plug domain-containing protein, with protein MKRYFVAVLAVFCLMIPLHSVPAQENEEVTANSAEQEKSGKDEKEASVKETAALEPMVVTATRTETPLSEVTKSVSVVDREDRAVREQYYIPELIDTLPGVIMERNGGPGQFTNISIRGAGAQYTQFQYNGMPLRDAADTQHTLQYFIGDLQSASNLDRIEVLKGTNSTLYGTQAMGGVINIIPERWREGLTVSLRNEMGEYNTFIENGRFAYGQEKYYIDLDPLYTTTDGVKNGGKYGYYYENLGFTAGAGVKLRDDMTLELSNIMYDSDLAMSEHNPSLDKNYQLVKNVADPNSHRESFLNQTGLNFNHQVCSMWDYSVKASYGETERHYFWSKISGDRSNYDGSTSYVEMQHNVHATEWLTLTMGMDYEGASYDGREPLDPGSGIYDPVDFDYDWGGYDLFGQAQFAFFDRSLFFTGGLRYNDHEEFDSKVVGEVSAAYIFKQTDTKIHSHFGTGYRTPSLYEIYGGYIFMGQLITVGNPDLEPEESTSYEFGISQYFLDKKIELGLTWFHIDFDDQIAYDGFANQYVNAKEAQTQGVEASFLTRPCKYFSFGAAYTYADSKYKNDPTDAWIRKEYLPRNKLSFILETYPLERLSMSAKITWQDEKIVPLYDPYWNKIRWEEDSVATVDLAATYKVLKDYKFFKDLDLFMKVENLMDENYSEGGYTMPGRWVYGGLKMVF; from the coding sequence GTGAAACGCTATTTCGTTGCGGTTTTGGCGGTATTCTGCCTGATGATTCCTCTTCATTCGGTTCCGGCGCAGGAAAACGAGGAGGTGACAGCAAATTCCGCTGAACAGGAGAAATCGGGAAAAGACGAAAAAGAGGCATCGGTAAAAGAAACAGCCGCCCTGGAGCCCATGGTGGTAACGGCGACCAGAACGGAAACACCCCTTTCCGAGGTGACCAAAAGTGTCAGTGTGGTGGATCGGGAAGACCGGGCGGTCCGGGAGCAATACTACATTCCGGAATTGATCGATACCCTCCCCGGCGTCATCATGGAGCGAAACGGAGGGCCGGGGCAGTTCACCAACATCAGCATACGCGGGGCGGGAGCTCAATACACCCAGTTTCAATACAACGGCATGCCTTTGAGGGATGCCGCAGATACCCAGCATACTTTGCAATATTTCATTGGAGACCTCCAAAGCGCAAGCAACCTCGACCGCATCGAGGTGCTCAAAGGAACCAACAGCACTCTATACGGAACTCAGGCGATGGGAGGAGTGATCAATATTATCCCGGAAAGGTGGCGGGAAGGGCTCACGGTCAGCCTGCGAAATGAAATGGGAGAATACAACACATTCATCGAAAACGGCCGGTTTGCTTACGGGCAAGAAAAATATTACATCGACCTCGACCCCCTATACACGACCACCGACGGCGTGAAGAACGGAGGCAAGTACGGGTATTACTACGAAAATCTGGGATTCACGGCGGGAGCGGGAGTAAAGCTTAGAGACGACATGACGCTGGAGCTCAGCAATATCATGTACGACTCCGATCTGGCCATGAGCGAACATAATCCCTCGCTGGACAAAAACTATCAGCTCGTTAAGAACGTGGCCGACCCAAACAGCCATAGAGAAAGCTTCCTGAACCAGACAGGGCTCAACTTCAACCACCAGGTCTGTTCGATGTGGGATTATTCCGTCAAGGCGTCATACGGAGAAACCGAACGCCATTATTTCTGGTCCAAAATATCCGGAGACCGTTCCAACTACGACGGCTCCACCAGCTATGTGGAGATGCAGCATAACGTTCATGCCACCGAGTGGCTCACCCTGACTATGGGGATGGACTATGAAGGGGCGAGCTATGACGGGCGTGAACCCCTGGATCCCGGCAGTGGAATATACGATCCCGTCGATTTCGATTACGACTGGGGAGGATACGATCTCTTCGGGCAGGCCCAGTTCGCCTTTTTCGACCGGTCCCTCTTTTTCACCGGCGGCCTGCGCTACAACGACCACGAGGAATTCGACTCCAAAGTGGTCGGGGAAGTTTCCGCCGCTTATATTTTCAAGCAAACCGACACCAAAATTCATTCCCACTTCGGTACCGGCTACCGGACACCGTCTCTCTATGAAATTTACGGCGGTTACATTTTCATGGGGCAACTCATCACCGTAGGCAATCCCGATTTGGAACCTGAAGAGAGCACCAGCTACGAATTCGGTATCTCCCAATATTTTCTGGATAAAAAGATCGAACTGGGACTGACCTGGTTCCACATCGATTTCGATGACCAGATCGCCTATGACGGTTTCGCCAACCAATACGTCAATGCCAAAGAGGCCCAGACACAGGGTGTCGAGGCATCCTTTTTGACAAGACCCTGCAAATACTTCAGCTTCGGTGCGGCATACACCTACGCGGACTCCAAGTACAAGAACGATCCCACCGACGCATGGATTCGAAAGGAGTACCTGCCCAGAAACAAGCTGAGCTTCATTTTGGAGACCTACCCCCTGGAGAGGCTGAGCATGTCGGCAAAAATAACCTGGCAGGATGAAAAGATCGTTCCGCTCTATGATCCATACTGGAACAAGATCCGATGGGAAGAAGACAGTGTCGCCACAGTGGACCTGGCCGCAACCTACAAAGTCCTGAAGGACTACAAGTTTTTCAAGGACTTGGATCTCTTCATGAAAGTGGAAAACCTCATGGATGAAAACTATTCCGAAGGCGGGTACACCATGCCCGGCCGCTGGGTTTACGGCGGTTTGAAAATGGTCTTCTAA
- a CDS encoding radical SAM/SPASM domain-containing protein, translating to MKTAPRYLMLLLTTACNLRCAYCYREEEVHPLSMPRETAMRGLRLAASSGLPFHVQMTGGEPTLQPELIEWVASTTRKAGWPATLALQTNGTTMDRALVRLCAKYDIQVGVSLDGPPEVQEKLRGGALATIHAMKLLSQEGVPFRVTTVVTQQNVAHLKQIPLVLGAFKSARGVGMDLFVRKGRGVKGGVSQATPESLEKGITGFMATLSGVNARRTSPLRLREMDLLEQASHRKKNPPFCHACKGESLAIHPDGTLYPCSQTAGDPLFAAGTLDHPDRERLMALKRFTLFSEECKTCVLADRCPGDCPSRQYYNRGGTNSLTCVMYRTLWNGSRKNGDFNLLLNSTFSDFM from the coding sequence ATGAAGACGGCTCCACGTTACCTGATGCTCCTGCTGACAACGGCCTGCAATCTCCGCTGCGCCTATTGTTACAGGGAAGAGGAGGTCCATCCGCTCTCCATGCCCCGTGAAACGGCGATGAGAGGCCTGAGGCTTGCCGCATCTTCGGGCCTGCCGTTTCATGTTCAAATGACGGGAGGGGAGCCGACCCTTCAACCGGAGTTGATCGAATGGGTCGCCTCGACCACGCGAAAAGCGGGCTGGCCGGCAACGCTGGCTCTTCAGACCAACGGGACGACGATGGATCGGGCTCTGGTAAGGCTCTGTGCGAAATATGACATTCAAGTGGGAGTGAGCCTCGACGGTCCCCCCGAAGTTCAGGAAAAACTGCGCGGGGGAGCCCTCGCCACGATCCATGCAATGAAACTCCTTTCACAGGAAGGCGTCCCGTTCCGAGTGACTACCGTCGTCACCCAGCAGAATGTTGCGCATTTGAAGCAGATCCCCCTTGTCCTCGGCGCATTCAAAAGCGCACGGGGAGTGGGAATGGACCTCTTTGTCCGAAAAGGAAGGGGAGTGAAAGGGGGTGTGTCTCAAGCCACTCCCGAATCCCTTGAAAAAGGAATCACCGGCTTTATGGCAACACTGAGTGGGGTCAACGCCAGGCGAACCTCTCCTCTGCGGCTTCGGGAAATGGACTTGTTGGAACAGGCATCTCATCGAAAGAAGAATCCGCCCTTCTGTCATGCCTGCAAGGGGGAAAGCCTGGCAATACATCCCGATGGAACGCTCTATCCCTGTTCACAGACGGCCGGCGATCCCCTTTTCGCCGCGGGAACGCTGGATCATCCCGATAGAGAGCGCCTCATGGCCTTGAAACGGTTCACATTGTTTTCCGAGGAGTGCAAAACCTGCGTCCTGGCGGATCGCTGCCCGGGCGATTGTCCCAGCAGGCAGTATTACAATCGAGGGGGAACCAATTCTTTGACCTGTGTGATGTACCGCACTTTATGGAACGGCTCCAGGAAAAATGGCGATTTCAACCTTCTCCTTAACTCGACGTTCTCAGATTTCATGTGA
- a CDS encoding putative cobaltochelatase gives MHKNVYPFSAIVGQEKLKLSLILNAINPQVGGVLIRGEKGTAKSTAVRALAALLPEIKVVQGCPYSCDPDQQSELCEKCREKRAQHREVWRRTKVITLPLNATEDRVAGGIDFDLAIKKGIRVLQPGLLAKAHRGILYVDEVNLLDDHIVDIILDAAACGENRIEREGISYRHPARFILSGTMNPEEGELRPQLLDRFGLCVEVTAEADLEKRALLMQYREEYDLDPRGFQERFREENEKIAARIIHAREILGDVRLPRHLRLFISELSTQNHAAGHRADLVMEQAAKAHAAYHDRFEVTIDDISETAPMVLLHRKRDEAPAPPPPPPPAKNEEQEKSPEDENPNLDPMDEQQNDSPQESQPPPEEADSRADDAPPPPRDDGKQDPMDPEEKEGEREMREQVFEVGATFRIKHFEAPKDRVVRRGSGRRSRTRISQKQGRYVKSTMKRGTGDIALDATLRAAAPYQQSRKGNGKLAVYLKDEDIREKIREKRIGNFLLFVADASGSMGARSRMAASKGAIMSLLLDAYQKRDRVAMISFRKREAVLNLPPTSSVELAGRLLKEMPVGGRTPLSAGLVKCHEILRNQFLRDPSMRPFVIFITDGKSNVALGEGKPVEEALDLAARMSLDPRVQFIVVDTEEDGVVSFGLARQLAAAMHARYFKIDDLKADQLVNVVKGTVQ, from the coding sequence ATGCATAAAAATGTTTATCCATTTTCCGCCATCGTGGGACAGGAAAAACTGAAGCTTTCCCTGATCCTGAATGCTATCAACCCTCAAGTCGGCGGAGTCCTCATCCGGGGCGAGAAGGGTACGGCCAAGTCCACAGCAGTGCGTGCGCTGGCGGCTCTGTTGCCGGAAATCAAGGTCGTTCAGGGGTGCCCCTATTCGTGCGACCCGGATCAGCAAAGCGAGCTTTGTGAAAAGTGCCGTGAAAAGCGGGCGCAACATCGGGAAGTGTGGCGCCGCACGAAAGTGATCACACTTCCCTTGAATGCCACCGAGGACAGGGTCGCAGGGGGAATCGACTTCGATCTGGCCATAAAAAAGGGGATACGCGTCCTTCAGCCGGGGCTCCTGGCCAAAGCACACCGGGGCATTCTCTACGTGGACGAAGTCAACCTGCTGGACGACCACATCGTAGACATCATCCTGGATGCGGCGGCTTGCGGGGAAAACCGCATCGAGCGCGAGGGGATTTCCTACCGTCATCCCGCCCGCTTCATCCTGAGTGGGACCATGAATCCCGAAGAAGGGGAATTGAGGCCGCAGCTTCTCGACCGATTTGGGCTTTGCGTCGAGGTAACGGCCGAAGCCGATCTCGAAAAACGGGCACTTCTCATGCAATACCGGGAAGAATACGACCTGGACCCCCGGGGCTTTCAAGAGCGATTCCGCGAGGAAAACGAAAAGATCGCCGCCCGGATCATCCACGCCCGGGAAATCCTGGGTGATGTGAGGCTCCCGCGGCATCTCCGGTTGTTCATTTCCGAGCTCAGTACGCAAAACCATGCAGCCGGGCATCGGGCCGACCTGGTCATGGAACAGGCAGCCAAAGCTCACGCCGCCTACCACGATCGCTTTGAAGTCACGATCGACGACATCAGCGAAACGGCTCCCATGGTGCTTCTACACCGAAAACGGGATGAAGCCCCGGCACCCCCGCCCCCTCCTCCGCCTGCGAAGAATGAAGAGCAGGAAAAATCCCCGGAGGATGAAAACCCTAATCTGGATCCCATGGACGAGCAGCAGAATGACTCCCCCCAGGAATCCCAGCCCCCGCCCGAAGAGGCGGATTCCCGAGCGGACGATGCCCCACCGCCTCCCCGGGACGACGGGAAACAGGATCCAATGGACCCGGAGGAAAAAGAGGGAGAGCGGGAAATGCGGGAACAGGTCTTCGAGGTGGGAGCGACCTTCCGCATCAAGCACTTTGAAGCCCCCAAGGACCGGGTCGTTCGGAGGGGGTCGGGGAGAAGATCCCGCACGCGCATTTCACAAAAACAGGGGCGATACGTCAAGAGCACCATGAAGAGAGGAACGGGGGACATCGCCCTGGACGCCACTTTGCGGGCTGCGGCGCCTTATCAGCAGAGCAGGAAGGGAAACGGGAAGCTCGCCGTCTACCTCAAAGATGAGGATATACGGGAGAAGATCCGGGAAAAGAGGATCGGGAACTTTTTGCTTTTCGTGGCGGATGCAAGCGGCTCCATGGGAGCCCGAAGCCGCATGGCGGCTTCCAAGGGAGCCATCATGTCCCTGCTCCTCGACGCCTATCAGAAGCGGGACCGCGTGGCCATGATTTCCTTCAGAAAGCGGGAAGCGGTGCTCAACCTCCCCCCCACCTCCTCCGTGGAACTGGCGGGAAGGCTGCTCAAAGAGATGCCCGTCGGAGGAAGGACTCCCCTCTCAGCGGGATTGGTCAAATGCCATGAGATCCTGCGAAATCAGTTTCTGCGGGATCCGAGCATGCGGCCTTTCGTTATTTTCATCACGGATGGAAAGTCCAACGTGGCGCTGGGGGAAGGGAAACCCGTAGAAGAAGCCCTGGACCTGGCCGCCAGGATGAGCCTGGATCCCCGCGTTCAGTTCATTGTCGTGGACACGGAAGAAGACGGAGTCGTCTCTTTCGGCCTGGCACGGCAGCTTGCCGCTGCAATGCATGCCCGATATTTCAAAATCGACGACCTCAAAGCGGACCAACTCGTGAACGTTGTGAAAGGAACGGTTCAATGA
- a CDS encoding ATP-binding protein translates to MTQRMTYPFAAIVGQEKMKLALTLNLINPTLSGVLIRGEKGTAKSTAVRALAEILPEIEVVRSCPFQLSLNSERDVCRECARVECRERILKGEPVETLKRKIRVIELPVGATEDRVVGTLDLEHALKMGEKRIEPGLLAAAHRGILYVDEVNLLDDHVVDVLLDSAAMGINTIEREGVSFSHPARFTLVGTMNPEEGELRPQLLDRFGLCVHIESLQDPEQRVAIMERRAAFDEDPESFCRQWEGASAQLVREIENAIQLYPRVTVDRSLFFEIAAYCLDVGVDGHRGDIIILKTAKTIAAFNSRTEVIREDIDTAAELALPHRMRRQPLQDIVMDVKSVRRNRNQG, encoded by the coding sequence ATGACCCAGAGAATGACATACCCTTTTGCCGCTATTGTGGGCCAGGAAAAGATGAAGCTGGCTCTCACCCTGAACCTCATCAACCCCACCCTCTCCGGGGTCCTGATCCGGGGCGAGAAAGGCACAGCCAAGTCCACCGCGGTGCGCGCGCTGGCGGAGATCCTTCCTGAAATCGAAGTGGTCCGGAGCTGCCCTTTTCAGCTTTCCTTGAATTCCGAACGGGACGTTTGCAGGGAATGCGCCCGGGTGGAATGCCGTGAAAGAATCCTCAAAGGGGAACCGGTCGAAACCCTGAAAAGAAAGATCCGGGTGATCGAGCTTCCCGTGGGGGCCACGGAAGATCGCGTGGTGGGGACCCTCGACCTGGAACACGCCCTCAAGATGGGTGAAAAACGGATCGAGCCCGGCCTTCTGGCGGCGGCTCACCGAGGGATTCTCTACGTGGATGAGGTGAACCTCCTGGACGACCACGTCGTGGACGTGCTTCTGGATTCCGCGGCCATGGGAATCAACACCATCGAACGGGAGGGAGTCTCTTTTTCTCACCCGGCAAGGTTCACTCTCGTGGGGACCATGAACCCCGAAGAGGGCGAATTGAGGCCTCAACTGCTCGACCGATTCGGCCTGTGCGTCCATATCGAGAGCCTTCAGGATCCGGAGCAGCGCGTCGCCATCATGGAACGGAGGGCAGCCTTCGACGAAGACCCAGAAAGCTTCTGCAGGCAGTGGGAAGGGGCGTCGGCTCAACTGGTTCGAGAAATCGAAAACGCCATTCAACTCTATCCCAGGGTAACCGTCGACCGCTCCCTCTTTTTCGAAATCGCCGCATACTGCCTTGACGTGGGGGTAGACGGACACCGGGGAGACATCATCATTTTGAAGACGGCCAAAACGATCGCGGCCTTCAACAGCAGAACGGAAGTGATACGGGAAGATATCGATACGGCCGCGGAGCTCGCTCTGCCTCATCGCATGCGGCGTCAACCGCTGCAAGACATCGTCATGGATGTGAAGAGCGTGCGAAGGAACCGAAATCAAGGATGA